In Mangrovivirga cuniculi, the following proteins share a genomic window:
- a CDS encoding fibronectin type III domain-containing protein — translation MKKVLLSSIIILMAFFAGIAQDAGDVCPDDFNGSRIGPNGFLYSNLGGNAADRDTIVTDFDNMTPWDSRRYIPYMFRRGNYQQVMDFRMIHPNDWTASSTKKWPLIVMFHGRGERGQKSYYADPGQRCDQTTQSAIDAWEADGRRWRNNDHSMVWSGREHRDWVTSGEYPGFVLFPQEAYGYWVNGSGFTAGYLDFDNVENNPTQEMEMTIELIDHLIALGQVDPDRIYVHGLSSGGSGSWYITMKRPDLIAASSPMSAPGDVSQADELAYIPIWLTQGGQDGNPLPSVSHEVMDALRQFGGQEKKYEGNPRIYTEYPNRGHNAWIDTYNDPYWMEWMFKQDKTNITIFGDTALCPGSTITMGVDPNFLAYEWKRDGQSINPTTNNITTDIPGQYQVRFQRNIGNSTEWSKWSRPVTVYLREDRTATPEITPLSTTALPPSGSNVTLRGPDGMDSYLWSTGATTQEITVSTIGSYTLEVIAPGECVSLPSDPMVVTRGQGPNVPASPENLSGVVSSETEINLFWEDKSDNETIFEVYRSTSSSGPFTMVARVNANVEYYEDTTLNPSTTYYYRVRAINNQGYSDNFTNTISLTTLNDNIVPEPPNLSLVGVTETSISIEWDVPEDNSQIVNYKLFQNGSELVQVNRNNYIISGLTANTIYRYTVVAVDAAGNESDHSNQVTAVTTPNGVRFDYYEFWDNINSVDELSSFTDDELFFSKSGVMPSFTYDPAERLFRFGFIYETYLEIDDPGNYTFSTRSDDGSKLYIKLDPLNDNDSTLAVNNDFPHGPVTVTSQSYYLNEGRYKLHVRFFENQGGETLQVSYNGPSFSNMIIPASKLFLGPGRLPTPPNTPTSLNASNIGNYEVRLTWNDQSSNETGFEVYRSTTSGSGYEILSTTVANAEVFIDDTATPGETYYYVVRAISNENTSTPSNQASITVSQDNTAPTVPTGLTVMTVSSTNVGLSWNASTDDFGVSHYEILANGNLVGIASRTSGSGEESGMEIMGSTPSTAALVTGLTPDTNYDFRVRAVDESGLESPLSNIASATTGSEVPLPVEFAYVRAELTNEGSDITIEWGTALEIDNDYFVIEKSTNGKDFKEIGTVDGNGNSNDLINYSFIDEDVRPRNYYRIKQIDFNGDFDYSQIVSVLRNNLPIKFKVFPNPLVQGTLKVQGEGIVHGDDITYTVFDTYGNPVRSGTTKTDNLLTNSGQTLIHKQELAAGMYFLQVVYRDTIYKQKVIIQ, via the coding sequence ATGAAAAAGGTATTACTATCGTCCATTATTATACTGATGGCTTTCTTTGCAGGAATTGCTCAGGATGCCGGTGATGTATGTCCTGATGACTTTAACGGCTCTCGAATAGGCCCTAACGGCTTCTTATATAGCAACTTAGGAGGCAATGCTGCTGATAGAGATACAATCGTCACAGATTTTGATAACATGACTCCCTGGGATTCTCGCAGATATATCCCCTATATGTTTAGAAGGGGTAATTACCAACAAGTCATGGATTTCAGAATGATCCATCCAAACGATTGGACAGCTTCCTCTACGAAGAAATGGCCTTTAATTGTAATGTTTCATGGACGAGGAGAACGTGGACAAAAATCATATTATGCTGATCCAGGTCAACGTTGTGACCAGACTACCCAATCCGCAATAGATGCATGGGAAGCAGATGGCCGCAGATGGAGAAACAATGATCATTCGATGGTTTGGAGTGGTCGGGAACATCGTGATTGGGTAACAAGTGGAGAATATCCTGGATTTGTACTTTTCCCTCAGGAGGCTTATGGATATTGGGTCAACGGATCGGGATTTACTGCTGGTTATCTCGATTTTGATAATGTTGAAAATAATCCAACCCAGGAAATGGAAATGACGATCGAGCTTATCGATCACTTAATAGCCCTAGGGCAGGTTGATCCGGATAGAATTTATGTACACGGTCTTTCTTCGGGAGGTTCAGGGTCGTGGTATATAACTATGAAAAGACCAGATCTTATTGCCGCTTCTTCACCAATGTCTGCTCCTGGAGATGTGAGTCAGGCAGATGAATTAGCTTATATTCCGATATGGCTAACCCAGGGTGGACAGGATGGCAACCCACTTCCGTCCGTATCACATGAGGTGATGGATGCTTTGAGACAATTTGGCGGACAGGAGAAAAAATATGAAGGTAATCCTAGAATTTATACCGAATATCCAAACAGAGGCCACAATGCCTGGATTGATACTTATAATGATCCTTATTGGATGGAGTGGATGTTTAAGCAGGATAAAACAAATATTACCATATTTGGTGATACTGCATTATGTCCGGGGTCAACTATAACTATGGGTGTTGATCCGAACTTTTTAGCGTATGAGTGGAAGAGAGATGGTCAATCAATTAATCCAACTACAAACAATATAACAACAGATATACCTGGCCAATATCAGGTGCGCTTCCAAAGAAATATTGGAAATAGTACTGAATGGAGTAAATGGTCACGTCCGGTAACTGTTTATCTTCGAGAAGACCGTACTGCGACACCTGAAATTACGCCTCTTAGCACTACTGCTCTCCCTCCAAGTGGAAGTAATGTAACTTTAAGAGGCCCTGATGGAATGGATTCTTATTTATGGTCTACCGGTGCTACTACCCAGGAAATTACAGTTTCAACGATTGGTTCCTATACACTTGAAGTAATTGCCCCGGGAGAGTGCGTCAGCTTACCGTCTGATCCAATGGTAGTTACCAGGGGACAGGGTCCAAATGTACCTGCTTCACCTGAAAACTTGTCCGGTGTAGTTAGTTCTGAAACAGAAATTAACCTTTTCTGGGAAGATAAATCTGATAATGAAACCATCTTCGAAGTTTACCGATCTACATCCTCTTCCGGCCCTTTTACCATGGTTGCAAGAGTTAATGCCAACGTAGAATATTATGAAGATACGACACTAAATCCATCAACTACTTATTATTACAGAGTTCGTGCAATTAACAATCAGGGTTACAGTGATAACTTTACAAATACAATAAGCCTTACTACACTAAACGATAACATAGTTCCGGAGCCTCCAAACTTAAGTTTAGTTGGAGTAACCGAAACTTCGATTTCTATTGAATGGGATGTACCAGAGGATAATTCACAAATTGTCAATTATAAATTATTCCAAAACGGAAGTGAACTTGTTCAGGTGAACAGAAACAATTATATCATTTCAGGTCTCACTGCAAATACAATATATAGATATACTGTAGTAGCTGTTGATGCCGCTGGCAATGAATCTGATCATAGTAACCAGGTAACAGCTGTCACTACTCCTAATGGAGTTAGATTTGATTATTATGAGTTTTGGGATAATATTAATTCGGTAGACGAACTAAGTTCGTTCACAGATGATGAATTGTTTTTCTCAAAATCAGGAGTAATGCCATCATTTACTTATGATCCGGCAGAAAGACTTTTCAGGTTTGGGTTTATTTATGAAACCTATCTCGAAATTGATGATCCCGGAAATTATACATTCAGCACCCGTTCTGATGATGGATCAAAACTTTATATAAAATTAGATCCACTGAATGACAATGATTCTACTCTTGCAGTTAACAACGACTTCCCTCATGGCCCTGTTACTGTGACCAGTCAAAGTTATTACTTAAATGAAGGTAGATATAAATTGCATGTGAGATTTTTCGAAAATCAAGGAGGTGAAACTTTACAAGTAAGTTACAATGGTCCTTCTTTCTCGAATATGATAATTCCTGCAAGTAAACTATTCCTTGGACCAGGTCGATTACCAACACCACCAAACACTCCTACATCTTTAAATGCGAGTAACATAGGTAACTATGAGGTGAGATTAACCTGGAACGATCAATCTTCAAATGAAACGGGTTTTGAAGTTTACAGAAGTACTACCTCGGGGTCAGGTTATGAGATATTAAGTACAACTGTAGCTAATGCTGAAGTTTTCATTGATGATACAGCTACTCCGGGTGAAACTTATTATTATGTCGTGCGGGCAATTTCAAATGAAAACACGTCTACTCCATCTAATCAGGCATCAATCACTGTATCTCAGGACAACACTGCTCCAACAGTGCCGACGGGACTTACTGTAATGACTGTAAGCAGTACAAATGTCGGATTGTCTTGGAATGCTTCTACAGATGATTTTGGAGTAAGTCATTATGAAATTTTAGCTAATGGTAATTTGGTTGGAATTGCTTCCAGAACATCCGGATCAGGTGAGGAGTCGGGCATGGAAATTATGGGATCAACTCCTTCTACTGCTGCTTTAGTGACTGGCCTTACTCCTGATACAAATTACGATTTCCGTGTGCGTGCTGTAGACGAAAGTGGCCTGGAAAGTCCTCTTAGTAATATTGCTTCTGCGACAACAGGGTCAGAGGTTCCTTTACCAGTTGAATTTGCCTATGTTAGAGCGGAACTAACCAATGAAGGTAGTGATATCACAATCGAATGGGGTACAGCCCTTGAAATTGATAATGATTATTTTGTTATCGAAAAATCTACAAATGGTAAAGACTTTAAAGAGATCGGTACAGTAGACGGTAACGGAAACTCTAATGATTTAATAAATTATTCATTTATCGATGAAGATGTAAGACCTAGAAATTACTATAGGATTAAACAAATAGATTTCAATGGAGATTTCGATTATTCACAAATTGTAAGTGTGTTAAGAAATAATCTCCCTATTAAATTCAAAGTTTTCCCTAACCCACTTGTACAAGGTACATTAAAAGTCCAGGGTGAGGGAATCGTACACGGAGATGACATAACCTATACAGTATTTGATACCTACGGTAATCCTGTGAGATCAGGAACAACTAAAACTGATAATTTATTAACCAACTCCGGACAGACCCTGATTCACAAACAAGAGTTAGCTGCAGGAATGTATTTTCTACAAGTTGTTTACCGGGATACCATATACAAGCAAAAAGTAATTATTCAATAA
- a CDS encoding PorP/SprF family type IX secretion system membrane protein: MIKKISFIIVIIVALSLNQTELKAQDYPVSSSWLFNPMYYNSGYLGMGGMTELNIFYRQQWQEIEGAPRVLYGNIQIPVNKQITIGGEGIFEEIGLLRSTSLRGGASYHLQMGTNQWINFGIMMGAGKENVMASNTGNINDPVFTPGIDNTWYMSATAGIVYFNRFLELGISAPQLIERDYAYEGSRDPVSFGGVNYFTSQAAVVLELDRKSNFTNKTGILYRHRPEVLGDSWEVFTSFTFYDVISAGAGYRNNFGPLVHISIQLKKRARFSYHYDFPTNNIEGFNNGSQEFNLNIGLTDQNYYYKEDPEVSPVVAITETEDEAVAFEEDVTVIEEDPEENIEPEITEEIVAVEELEDTTNTNEPEFIDEPENTEPVITPDEAVANKYKMNKGHYIVVGSFEIENNAIGYTKELNDAGIKTMMGYRPEAGLYYTYVFYSEENINKALKKVYQIRKINRDDFKKAWILTIR; encoded by the coding sequence ATGATCAAGAAAATAAGTTTTATAATAGTCATAATAGTTGCTCTTTCTCTAAACCAAACAGAGCTTAAAGCTCAAGACTACCCGGTATCTTCCAGTTGGTTATTTAATCCGATGTATTATAATTCGGGCTACCTGGGGATGGGTGGGATGACTGAATTAAATATATTTTACCGTCAGCAATGGCAGGAAATAGAAGGAGCACCAAGAGTATTATATGGTAATATTCAGATTCCAGTAAATAAACAGATCACAATAGGAGGAGAAGGCATTTTTGAAGAGATTGGTTTATTAAGATCTACTTCTTTACGCGGTGGAGCCTCATATCATCTACAAATGGGGACTAATCAATGGATCAATTTTGGAATAATGATGGGTGCCGGAAAAGAAAATGTAATGGCTTCTAATACTGGAAATATCAATGATCCTGTTTTTACTCCCGGAATAGACAATACATGGTATATGAGTGCAACAGCAGGTATTGTATATTTCAACAGGTTTCTTGAATTGGGAATTAGTGCACCACAATTAATAGAAAGAGACTATGCATATGAAGGCTCGAGAGATCCGGTCTCTTTTGGTGGAGTAAATTACTTTACCTCCCAGGCTGCTGTAGTTTTAGAATTAGATAGGAAATCAAACTTCACTAACAAAACAGGCATCCTTTATAGACACAGACCTGAAGTTTTGGGAGATAGTTGGGAAGTATTTACAAGTTTCACGTTTTATGATGTGATTTCAGCTGGAGCTGGATACAGAAATAATTTCGGCCCTTTAGTACATATATCTATTCAACTTAAAAAGAGAGCGCGATTTTCCTATCACTATGATTTTCCTACAAACAATATTGAGGGATTTAATAATGGTTCACAAGAATTTAACCTTAATATTGGCTTAACAGATCAGAATTACTATTACAAGGAAGACCCTGAAGTTTCTCCTGTGGTAGCTATAACAGAAACTGAAGATGAAGCTGTAGCTTTTGAAGAGGACGTTACAGTAATTGAAGAAGATCCTGAAGAAAATATAGAGCCGGAGATTACCGAAGAAATTGTTGCAGTAGAAGAATTAGAAGATACAACAAACACTAATGAACCGGAATTTATTGATGAACCAGAAAATACAGAACCTGTTATTACCCCTGACGAAGCGGTGGCTAATAAATATAAAATGAACAAGGGCCATTATATAGTTGTAGGTTCTTTTGAAATAGAAAATAATGCCATAGGATATACGAAAGAGTTGAATGACGCAGGAATTAAAACGATGATGGGCTACAGGCCTGAAGCCGGCCTCTATTATACGTATGTTTTTTATTCGGAAGAGAATATTAATAAGGCATTAAAGAAGGTCTATCAAATTCGCAAAATAAACAGAGACGATTTTAAAAAGGCCTGGATTTTAACTATTCGATAG
- a CDS encoding gliding motility-associated C-terminal domain-containing protein, giving the protein MTISEPDQLNPTISDLEEGTYILELTATDDDGDKASDRINISVLSESINLPPRVDAGKDQYFVVPVSQIVINGIVEDDGVIDLINWEQTAGPEVTLDGINTETLNITNVVPGNYNFTLVAVDAEGSTGTDAVAITVLAEGEKIPPIIDAGPDTTIIFPQRNIDIIGTAFDPVNEDEIISFSWRQISGPPTTILYPDSSVLHLEQLLAGEYVFELSAANEDGMVSKDEVIINVYASEYEGIKAPDYFSPNNDGIADFWVLENYENLSNDLLLIIFDKAGDIVYEADNYQNNWNGTANGGGRQLPEGVYFFTISVNGTVVKTGSVTLLR; this is encoded by the coding sequence GTGACAATTTCAGAGCCTGATCAACTAAATCCTACTATATCCGACCTTGAAGAAGGAACTTATATACTGGAGTTAACTGCAACTGATGATGATGGAGATAAAGCTTCTGACAGAATAAATATTAGCGTATTATCCGAATCAATAAATCTACCACCCAGGGTCGATGCCGGAAAAGACCAATACTTTGTCGTTCCGGTATCACAAATAGTAATAAATGGTATCGTTGAAGACGATGGCGTTATAGATCTGATTAATTGGGAACAAACCGCTGGACCAGAAGTTACCCTAGATGGTATAAACACCGAAACTCTAAATATTACAAACGTAGTACCCGGCAATTATAATTTCACTTTAGTTGCTGTAGATGCAGAAGGATCAACCGGGACAGATGCTGTAGCAATTACAGTTCTTGCCGAAGGAGAAAAAATACCCCCAATTATAGATGCCGGACCTGATACCACAATAATTTTCCCTCAGAGAAATATTGATATTATTGGTACAGCTTTCGATCCGGTAAATGAAGATGAAATAATCAGCTTTAGCTGGAGGCAAATATCCGGTCCTCCTACTACAATTCTTTATCCGGATTCCTCCGTATTACATTTGGAACAGCTCCTGGCAGGAGAATATGTTTTTGAGTTGAGCGCAGCAAATGAAGATGGAATGGTCAGTAAAGATGAAGTTATCATCAATGTTTATGCAAGTGAATATGAAGGAATTAAGGCGCCAGATTATTTTTCTCCGAACAATGATGGCATAGCTGATTTTTGGGTTTTAGAAAATTACGAAAATTTATCAAATGATCTCTTACTTATTATTTTTGATAAAGCAGGAGACATAGTTTACGAGGCAGATAACTACCAGAATAACTGGAATGGCACGGCAAACGGAGGTGGACGACAATTGCCGGAAGGAGTTTACTTTTTCACCATAAGTGTTAATGGAACTGTTGTAAAAACAGGTAGTGTAACTCTATTAAGATAA
- a CDS encoding acyltransferase family protein has protein sequence MEKKRFLNYIHQFRGLAILLIVIIHCFGIFNWDQFPNGWFIVNAIIGRGTLLFVFIAGFLFEYLSYKYNYSVYLSKKARYVILPYIVCSLPILFYRVIFQDIPPRVIIAFPEIVDYSGISQAFYYLFTGTHLLPYWFIPMIACFYIISPLFHWLIKKKVVLIPTILFTTISLIFTRVETTDIVGNLIHYLGVFWIGAVTCMKRDEIFNFTKKNPFLPWMTFIVLLITSITIKIWTEQQFFLQKLALSWLLLFILYRNKNEMPVLNILADLSFGIYFIHFYFILATKPIVLKYAPASPVLLTLYSLTYFGLIVLLSGLATKLVKIPFKGYSRMLVGS, from the coding sequence GTGGAGAAGAAGAGATTTTTAAATTATATCCATCAGTTCAGAGGTTTAGCTATTTTATTAATAGTAATAATCCATTGTTTTGGAATCTTTAACTGGGATCAATTTCCTAATGGTTGGTTTATTGTTAATGCAATAATCGGACGAGGAACATTACTCTTCGTATTCATCGCGGGGTTTCTATTTGAATACCTTTCATATAAATACAATTACAGCGTTTATTTGAGCAAAAAAGCCAGGTATGTTATTTTACCCTATATAGTTTGCTCACTACCCATTTTGTTTTACAGGGTTATCTTTCAGGACATCCCTCCCAGGGTGATCATTGCTTTTCCGGAAATTGTAGATTACAGCGGGATCAGTCAGGCTTTTTACTATCTCTTTACAGGTACACACTTGCTTCCATACTGGTTTATTCCAATGATAGCGTGCTTTTATATTATTAGCCCCTTGTTTCATTGGCTCATAAAAAAGAAAGTTGTTTTAATACCAACAATATTGTTTACAACAATTTCATTGATCTTTACCAGGGTTGAAACTACCGATATTGTTGGGAATTTGATTCATTATTTAGGTGTATTCTGGATTGGTGCTGTAACATGCATGAAGAGGGATGAAATATTTAATTTCACAAAAAAAAATCCCTTTCTACCATGGATGACATTTATCGTTTTATTGATCACTAGTATAACAATTAAAATCTGGACAGAACAGCAATTTTTTCTTCAAAAACTTGCGCTTTCCTGGTTATTGCTTTTTATCTTATATAGAAATAAAAATGAAATGCCGGTATTAAATATTCTGGCCGATTTGAGCTTTGGTATTTATTTTATCCATTTTTATTTTATTCTGGCAACAAAACCGATTGTATTAAAATATGCTCCAGCTAGTCCGGTTCTACTTACACTATATTCATTAACATACTTTGGATTAATTGTTTTGTTAAGTGGTTTGGCTACTAAATTGGTGAAAATACCATTTAAAGGATATAGTCGTATGCTTGTTGGTTCGTAA
- a CDS encoding HAD family hydrolase, producing MVEKSRLALFDFDGTITTGDTFIPFIKYVRGKFTFWKGAILLSPYIVLYAIGAYPNWKLKQKFIRKYFKGMELAELEKYGKSFAKDILPGMIRSKAIEEINELNSLEYQLFIVTASHRSWILPWAEKFGFKVISTEWEVSNGRITGKLEGMNCYGEEKKSRIYNDLDLNSFEHIVGYGDTDGDIPMLSLCKKTKFKPFR from the coding sequence ATGGTGGAAAAAAGCAGGCTGGCACTTTTTGATTTTGATGGTACCATTACTACCGGTGATACCTTTATTCCATTCATTAAATATGTTCGCGGGAAATTCACATTCTGGAAAGGAGCGATTTTATTGTCTCCTTATATCGTTCTTTATGCAATAGGTGCATATCCCAATTGGAAGTTAAAGCAGAAATTTATCCGGAAATATTTTAAAGGTATGGAACTAGCTGAACTTGAGAAATACGGAAAGAGTTTTGCTAAAGATATTTTACCGGGGATGATACGGTCAAAAGCTATCGAAGAAATTAATGAGTTAAATTCTCTCGAATATCAGCTTTTTATTGTAACTGCTTCTCATAGATCATGGATATTGCCCTGGGCTGAAAAATTTGGGTTTAAGGTGATTTCTACAGAGTGGGAAGTTAGCAATGGGCGTATAACCGGGAAACTAGAAGGGATGAATTGTTATGGCGAAGAAAAGAAAAGCCGCATTTATAACGATTTAGATCTTAATAGTTTTGAACATATTGTAGGATATGGTGATACAGACGGAGATATCCCGATGCTTTCACTTTGCAAAAAAACTAAATTCAAACCTTTTCGCTAA